The following proteins are encoded in a genomic region of Nocardioides renjunii:
- a CDS encoding Lrp/AsnC family transcriptional regulator: MVVQAYILIQTDVGKAAEVAREIAQINGVTLAEDVTGPYDVIVRAEAKNVDELGKLVVSKVQNLDGITRTLTCPVVHI; this comes from the coding sequence ATGGTCGTCCAGGCCTACATCCTGATCCAGACCGACGTCGGCAAGGCAGCCGAGGTTGCCCGCGAGATCGCCCAGATCAACGGCGTCACCCTCGCGGAGGACGTCACCGGTCCCTACGACGTGATCGTCCGCGCCGAGGCCAAGAACGTCGACGAGCTGGGCAAGCTCGTCGTCTCGAAGGTGCAGAACCTCGACGGCATCACCCGCACGCTCACCTGCCCGGTCGTCCACATCTGA
- the rpmB gene encoding 50S ribosomal protein L28, which yields MAAVCDICAKKPGFGNNRPWSRKITKRRFNPNIQRVRATVNGTPKRLNVCTGCLKAGKVTR from the coding sequence GTGGCTGCCGTCTGCGACATCTGCGCCAAGAAGCCGGGCTTCGGAAACAACCGTCCCTGGTCGCGCAAGATCACGAAGCGTCGCTTCAACCCCAACATCCAGCGCGTCCGGGCGACCGTCAACGGCACGCCCAAGCGCCTGAACGTCTGCACCGGCTGCCTCAAGGCCGGCAAGGTCACCCGCTGA
- a CDS encoding thiamine-phosphate kinase, with translation MAPASDATLGETGEFGLISQLVDIFEGDEHVLVGPGDDAAVLRIKHGHVVVSTDLMVEGRHFRRDWADAADVGHRAAAQNLSDINAMGGTGRHLTIGLAAPADLPVAWALDFARGFAEECAIVGATVVGGDVTRADELVIAVTVIGQCTQAPVLRSGARPGDVLALTGRQGWAAGGLAVLGRGFRSPRVLVEAYRRPEPPYAAGREAAEAGATSLIDVSDGLLSEAGHIAEASGVAVDVRRGSFDIPEPLQAVGAALGADPMQFILTGGDDHSLLATFPDTASVPAGWQVVGEVLEGEGVTVDDAAYDGPTGWTHF, from the coding sequence ATGGCTCCCGCATCGGACGCAACCCTCGGCGAGACCGGCGAGTTCGGCCTCATCTCCCAGCTCGTGGACATCTTCGAGGGCGACGAGCACGTGCTCGTCGGACCGGGCGACGACGCCGCCGTCCTGCGCATCAAGCACGGCCACGTGGTCGTCTCCACCGACCTCATGGTCGAGGGCCGCCACTTCCGCCGCGACTGGGCGGACGCCGCCGACGTCGGCCACCGGGCCGCCGCCCAGAACCTGTCCGACATCAACGCGATGGGCGGCACCGGTCGCCACCTCACCATCGGCCTCGCCGCCCCGGCCGACCTCCCGGTGGCGTGGGCCCTCGACTTCGCACGTGGCTTCGCCGAGGAGTGCGCGATCGTCGGTGCCACGGTCGTCGGGGGCGACGTCACGCGCGCCGACGAGCTCGTCATCGCCGTGACGGTGATCGGGCAGTGCACGCAGGCGCCGGTGCTGCGCTCCGGCGCCCGGCCGGGCGACGTGCTCGCGCTGACCGGCCGGCAGGGCTGGGCGGCCGGGGGACTGGCCGTCCTGGGCCGGGGCTTCCGCTCGCCGCGGGTCCTCGTCGAGGCCTACCGCCGTCCGGAGCCGCCGTACGCCGCCGGCCGCGAGGCCGCCGAGGCCGGCGCCACCTCCCTCATCGACGTCTCCGACGGTCTGCTGTCCGAGGCCGGCCACATCGCCGAGGCGAGCGGGGTCGCCGTCGACGTGCGCCGCGGCTCCTTCGACATCCCCGAGCCGCTCCAGGCGGTCGGCGCCGCCCTCGGCGCGGACCCGATGCAGTTCATCCTGACCGGGGGAGACGACCACTCCCTGCTCGCGACCTTCCCCGACACCGCGTCCGTGCCCGCCGGCTGGCAGGTGGTCGGCGAGGTGCTCGAGGGGGAGGGTGTGACGGTCGACGACGCGGCGTACGACGGGCCAACCGGCTGGACGCACTTCTGA
- a CDS encoding D-alanine--D-alanine ligase family protein, translating into MNDTSQDKTARKPRVAVVFGGRSSEHGISCVTAGSVLAAIDRDAYDVVPVGIATDGRWVLEADEPSRLAIRGNDLPSVDADRSPVALMGATSGTDLVVTEPSSVPSVIGEVDVVFPLLHGPWGEDGTLQGMLEMAGVRYVGSGVLASAVGMDKAYMKVVLQAAGLPVTPGIVVTRSEWQQDPLGCRARVEDLGFPSFAKPARAGSSMGISKVHDAAEIEDALEEAFRHDPKVLVEQSMEGAREVECGVLGTVEGPPETSRPGEVRTGGDHEFYDFEAKYLADQHTEIDIPADLPAETEQALRAMAVRAFEALSCEGLARVDFFVMPDGSLVINELNTMPGFTPTSMYPQMWAASGLGYPELVDRLIQLALRRDTGLR; encoded by the coding sequence ATGAACGACACCTCGCAGGACAAGACCGCACGCAAGCCCCGCGTCGCCGTCGTCTTCGGCGGGCGCTCCTCCGAGCACGGCATCTCGTGCGTGACGGCGGGCAGCGTGCTGGCGGCGATCGACCGCGACGCGTACGACGTCGTGCCGGTCGGCATCGCCACCGACGGCCGGTGGGTCCTCGAGGCCGACGAGCCCTCCCGGCTCGCCATCCGCGGCAACGACCTGCCGTCTGTGGACGCCGACCGCTCGCCCGTCGCGCTGATGGGCGCGACGAGCGGCACCGACCTCGTGGTGACCGAGCCGTCGAGCGTGCCGTCGGTGATCGGCGAGGTCGACGTGGTCTTCCCGCTGCTCCACGGCCCATGGGGCGAGGACGGCACCCTGCAGGGGATGCTCGAGATGGCGGGCGTGCGCTATGTCGGCTCGGGCGTGCTCGCCTCGGCGGTCGGGATGGACAAGGCCTACATGAAGGTCGTGCTGCAGGCGGCCGGCCTCCCGGTCACGCCGGGCATCGTCGTCACCCGCTCGGAGTGGCAGCAGGACCCGCTCGGCTGCCGCGCCCGGGTCGAGGACCTCGGCTTCCCGTCCTTCGCCAAGCCGGCCCGGGCGGGGTCCAGCATGGGCATCAGCAAGGTGCACGACGCCGCGGAGATCGAGGACGCGCTCGAGGAGGCGTTCCGCCACGACCCCAAGGTCCTCGTCGAGCAGTCGATGGAGGGCGCGCGCGAGGTCGAGTGCGGCGTGCTCGGCACCGTCGAGGGGCCGCCCGAGACGTCCCGTCCGGGCGAGGTGCGCACCGGCGGCGACCACGAGTTCTACGACTTCGAGGCCAAGTACCTCGCCGACCAGCACACCGAGATCGACATCCCCGCCGACCTGCCGGCCGAGACCGAGCAGGCGCTGCGCGCGATGGCGGTGCGTGCCTTCGAGGCGCTGTCGTGCGAGGGCCTGGCGCGGGTCGACTTCTTCGTCATGCCCGACGGCTCGCTCGTGATCAACGAGCTCAACACGATGCCGGGCTTCACGCCCACCTCGATGTACCCGCAGATGTGGGCCGCGTCCGGGCTCGGCTATCCCGAGCTGGTCGACCGGCTGATCCAGCTCGCGCTGCGCCGCGACACCGGCCTGCGCTGA
- the leuD gene encoding 3-isopropylmalate dehydratase small subunit, which translates to MDRFTTHTGVGVPLKRSNVDTDQIIPAVYLKRVTRTGFEDGLFAAWRNDPDFVLNDPTYAAGSVLVAGPDFGTGSSREHAVWALQNYGFRVVISSRFADIFRGNSGKAGLLAAQVDEKVVQRLWDWLEDNPGGEITVDLESRTVRAGVGEDAVEDSFDIDDYTRWRLLEGLDDIGITLGHDDVIAAFEGERPSWKPATL; encoded by the coding sequence ATGGACAGGTTCACCACCCACACCGGCGTCGGCGTTCCGCTCAAGCGCAGCAACGTCGACACCGACCAGATCATCCCGGCGGTCTACCTCAAGCGGGTGACGCGCACCGGCTTCGAGGACGGGCTCTTCGCGGCCTGGCGCAACGATCCCGACTTCGTGCTCAACGACCCGACGTACGCCGCCGGCTCGGTGCTCGTCGCGGGTCCGGACTTCGGCACCGGCAGCTCGCGCGAGCACGCGGTGTGGGCGCTGCAGAACTACGGCTTCCGGGTCGTCATCTCCTCACGGTTCGCCGACATCTTCCGCGGCAACTCCGGCAAGGCGGGGCTGCTCGCCGCGCAGGTGGACGAGAAGGTCGTGCAGCGCCTGTGGGACTGGCTCGAGGACAACCCTGGCGGCGAGATCACCGTCGACCTCGAGAGCCGCACGGTGCGCGCCGGCGTCGGCGAGGACGCCGTCGAGGACTCCTTCGACATCGACGACTACACCCGGTGGCGCCTGCTCGAGGGCCTCGACGACATCGGCATCACCCTGGGCCACGACGACGTGATCGCCGCCTTTGAGGGTGAGCGTCCGAGCTGGAAGCCCGCCACCCTCTGA
- a CDS encoding lysophospholipid acyltransferase family protein has protein sequence MRVRKLEQDRGWAMTVAASILKPTLLTATSRTWIDGEKIPATGGCIVALNHISHVDPLLSAHFVYDHGRLPRYLAKSGLFRNKHLGGFLTALGQIPVERLSRNAVGAYDAAVEAIGNGECLIIYPEGTLTRDPDLWPMKGKTGAARIALATGCPVIPVGQWGAQEVLPPYTKTPHLVPRKNIVMKAGDPVPLDDLVAARTTPETTAEATDRIMSAITGIVADLRGEVAPSERFDPRLSGVRETGNPHDDARRASPRTRRKHSR, from the coding sequence GTGCGGGTCAGGAAGCTGGAGCAGGATCGCGGCTGGGCCATGACGGTGGCAGCGAGCATCCTCAAGCCGACGCTGCTCACCGCGACCTCGCGCACCTGGATCGACGGCGAGAAGATCCCCGCCACGGGCGGCTGCATCGTCGCCCTCAACCACATCTCCCACGTCGACCCCCTGCTGTCGGCGCACTTCGTCTACGACCACGGCCGGCTGCCGCGCTACCTCGCGAAGTCCGGGCTGTTCCGCAACAAGCACCTCGGCGGCTTCCTGACCGCCCTAGGCCAGATCCCCGTCGAGCGGCTGAGCCGCAACGCGGTCGGGGCGTACGACGCGGCGGTCGAGGCCATCGGCAACGGCGAGTGCCTCATCATCTACCCGGAGGGGACGCTCACCCGCGACCCCGACCTGTGGCCGATGAAGGGCAAGACCGGCGCCGCGCGGATCGCGCTCGCCACGGGGTGCCCGGTGATCCCGGTGGGGCAGTGGGGTGCCCAGGAGGTGCTGCCGCCCTACACCAAGACGCCGCACCTGGTGCCGCGCAAGAACATCGTGATGAAGGCCGGTGACCCGGTGCCGCTGGACGACCTGGTCGCGGCGCGCACCACCCCGGAGACGACGGCGGAGGCCACCGACCGGATCATGTCCGCCATCACCGGGATCGTCGCCGACCTGCGCGGCGAGGTGGCGCCGAGCGAGCGCTTCGACCCGCGCCTCAGCGGCGTACGCGAGACCGGCAACCCCCACGACGACGCCCGCCGGGCCAGTCCCCGCACGAGGAGGAAGCACAGCCGATGA
- a CDS encoding HU family DNA-binding protein: MNKTELIDALAARYEGNRKQAAHALESVLDTITREVAKGEKVAITGFGSFEKAVRNARWVRNPQTGERMKSKKKAVPKFSAGKELKDVISGAKKLPRLTAATMPKPPGVRYAAAAVSSVTGKKAAATKAPAKSTASTSTTSTTAAKKSAPAKKTTAKKASTTSKTAAKKAPAKKASTTSKTAAKKAPAKTSAAKTSASKTSASKTSASKSTASKTTAAKKAPAKKTAKKS, from the coding sequence GTGAACAAGACAGAGCTCATCGACGCGCTCGCCGCGCGTTACGAGGGAAACCGCAAGCAGGCGGCACACGCCCTCGAGTCGGTCCTCGACACCATCACCCGTGAGGTCGCGAAGGGCGAGAAGGTCGCCATCACGGGCTTCGGCTCCTTCGAGAAGGCGGTGCGCAACGCGCGCTGGGTGCGCAACCCGCAGACCGGCGAGCGGATGAAGTCGAAGAAGAAGGCCGTGCCGAAGTTCTCCGCCGGCAAGGAGCTCAAGGACGTCATCTCGGGTGCGAAGAAGCTGCCCCGGCTGACTGCCGCCACCATGCCGAAGCCGCCGGGTGTGCGCTACGCGGCCGCCGCCGTGTCGTCCGTGACGGGCAAGAAGGCCGCGGCGACCAAGGCCCCGGCGAAGTCGACCGCGTCCACGAGCACGACGTCGACGACGGCCGCGAAGAAGTCGGCACCGGCCAAGAAGACCACCGCCAAGAAGGCCTCGACGACGTCGAAGACCGCCGCGAAGAAGGCGCCGGCCAAGAAGGCCTCGACGACGTCGAAGACCGCCGCGAAGAAGGCGCCGGCCAAGACGTCGGCCGCCAAGACCTCGGCGAGCAAGACGTCCGCGAGCAAGACGTCCGCGAGCAAGTCGACGGCCAGCAAGACGACGGCGGCCAAGAAGGCGCCGGCCAAGAAGACCGCGAAGAAGTCCTGA
- a CDS encoding DUF3515 domain-containing protein has translation MQPRRRLGPAGRGVAVSAAACVLLAACSGGTPEIEERDLDDADRAACEALVADLPDTLAGQERRDVEPDGALGAAWGDPAYVLTCGVPEPEDYEPTATCSVIEGVGWYVTDDQLSDLQEDATPIALTRTPYVELRVPTDYRTEGIDRALADLAPALEEHLREGLPCL, from the coding sequence GTGCAGCCACGACGACGCCTCGGCCCCGCGGGCCGGGGCGTCGCCGTGTCCGCGGCCGCCTGCGTCCTCCTCGCCGCCTGCAGCGGGGGCACGCCGGAGATCGAGGAGCGCGACCTCGACGACGCCGACCGCGCCGCCTGCGAGGCCCTCGTGGCGGACCTGCCCGACACCCTGGCGGGCCAGGAGCGCCGCGACGTCGAGCCGGACGGCGCGCTCGGAGCCGCCTGGGGCGACCCGGCGTACGTCCTCACCTGCGGCGTCCCGGAGCCGGAGGACTACGAGCCCACCGCGACGTGCAGCGTCATCGAGGGCGTCGGCTGGTACGTCACCGACGACCAGCTCAGCGACCTGCAGGAGGACGCGACGCCGATCGCGCTGACCCGCACGCCCTACGTTGAGCTGCGGGTGCCCACCGACTACCGCACCGAGGGCATCGACCGCGCCCTCGCCGACCTCGCCCCGGCGCTGGAGGAGCACCTGCGCGAGGGGCTCCCCTGCCTGTAG
- a CDS encoding NAD(P)H-dependent glycerol-3-phosphate dehydrogenase, translating to MTKIAVFSAGSWGTAFSLVLADAGNDVSLWGRREEVVEAINDRRENTDYLPGIELPPSISASTDAEEVAADADLVVLTVPSQTLRENLTDWAPVLPEKATLVSLMKGVELGSLLRMSEVIQEVTDAPADRIAVVSGPNLAREIARREPAASVVACLEEERAKQIQAITHGPSWRPYTSVDVLGCEIGGAYKNVVGLAVGMAVGLGFGDNTTASVITRGLAETARLATAQGANPLTLMGLAGLGDLVATCSSPLSRNRTFGERLGQGMTTEEIYASTRQVAEGAKSCKSLLALARQTGVDAPIAEAVDAVVDGKMTALDMMNSFIARDTKAEMG from the coding sequence ATGACGAAGATCGCAGTGTTCAGCGCCGGATCGTGGGGCACGGCCTTCTCGCTGGTCCTGGCCGACGCCGGCAACGACGTGTCGCTGTGGGGCCGGCGCGAGGAGGTCGTCGAGGCGATCAACGACCGCCGCGAGAACACCGACTACCTGCCGGGGATCGAGCTGCCGCCGTCCATCAGCGCGTCGACCGACGCCGAGGAGGTCGCCGCCGACGCCGACCTGGTCGTGCTCACCGTCCCCTCGCAGACCCTGCGCGAGAACCTCACCGACTGGGCGCCGGTCCTGCCCGAGAAGGCGACCCTCGTGTCGTTGATGAAGGGCGTCGAGCTCGGCTCCCTCCTGCGGATGAGCGAGGTGATCCAGGAGGTCACCGACGCACCCGCCGACCGGATCGCCGTCGTCAGCGGGCCCAACCTGGCCCGCGAGATCGCGCGCCGCGAGCCCGCCGCCTCCGTCGTGGCGTGCCTCGAAGAGGAGCGCGCCAAGCAGATCCAGGCCATCACCCACGGTCCGTCGTGGCGGCCCTACACGTCCGTCGACGTGCTGGGCTGCGAGATCGGCGGCGCCTACAAGAACGTCGTCGGCCTCGCCGTCGGCATGGCCGTGGGCCTCGGCTTCGGCGACAACACCACCGCCTCGGTGATCACCCGCGGCCTCGCCGAGACCGCGCGGCTCGCCACCGCGCAGGGCGCCAACCCGCTGACCCTCATGGGTCTGGCCGGGCTGGGCGACCTGGTCGCCACCTGCTCCTCCCCGCTGTCGCGCAACCGCACCTTCGGTGAGCGCCTCGGCCAGGGGATGACGACCGAGGAGATCTACGCCTCCACCCGCCAGGTCGCCGAGGGCGCGAAGTCCTGCAAGTCGCTGCTCGCCCTGGCCCGCCAGACCGGCGTCGACGCGCCCATCGCCGAGGCCGTCGACGCGGTGGTCGACGGCAAGATGACGGCGCTCGACATGATGAACTCGTTCATCGCCCGGGACACCAAGGCGGAGATGGGGTAG
- the cofC gene encoding 2-phospho-L-lactate guanylyltransferase, protein MSNHPPTPPTPARCVVVVPVKPPAFGKSRLGGDAQHGLPDPQRRELAEAFALDTVRAAAATPGVEAVLVVTDDFRLAAAMRDLGAEVMPDGASEDLNATLVQGAAEVARRWPHSVPVSLVADLPGLLPEELAAVLDEVVEHVDAGRAVFVRDRAGVGTTLYAAPPARFEPGFGLGSAARHAGSGAVEVGSAATSVRADVDDVADLGAALVAGVGPHTSRASGRRATHEG, encoded by the coding sequence ATGTCCAACCACCCGCCGACCCCTCCGACGCCCGCGCGGTGCGTGGTCGTCGTACCCGTCAAGCCGCCGGCGTTCGGCAAGTCCCGCCTCGGCGGCGACGCCCAGCACGGGCTGCCGGACCCGCAGCGGCGTGAGCTCGCCGAGGCCTTCGCGCTCGACACCGTCCGGGCGGCCGCCGCCACGCCGGGCGTCGAGGCCGTGCTCGTCGTCACCGACGACTTCCGCCTGGCCGCGGCGATGCGCGACCTCGGCGCCGAGGTGATGCCCGACGGCGCCAGCGAGGACCTCAACGCCACCCTCGTCCAGGGAGCCGCCGAGGTGGCGCGGCGGTGGCCGCACTCCGTGCCCGTGTCCCTCGTGGCCGACCTGCCGGGCCTGCTCCCCGAGGAGCTCGCCGCCGTCCTCGACGAGGTCGTGGAGCACGTCGACGCCGGCCGCGCGGTGTTCGTGCGCGACCGCGCCGGGGTCGGTACGACGCTCTACGCCGCGCCCCCGGCCCGCTTCGAGCCCGGCTTCGGGCTCGGCTCGGCGGCGCGCCACGCGGGGTCCGGAGCGGTCGAGGTGGGGTCCGCGGCGACCAGCGTCCGCGCCGACGTCGACGACGTGGCCGACCTCGGCGCCGCTCTCGTCGCCGGCGTGGGCCCGCACACGTCCCGGGCAAGCGGAAGGCGGGCCACCCACGAGGGGTGA
- a CDS encoding trans-sulfuration enzyme family protein, which yields MAADTTPDPAGPSLRPGTIAVTAGRPERTPDAPLNTPITMAATYVAGGEVEYGRYGNPTWTALEDALGALEGGRCLTFASGLAAVATVLDLVGADGTVVVPRHAYTGTMMQLADLESRGRLKAELVDITDTEAVVAACADAALAWLESPTNPALEVADIATITAAAHEAGAYVVVDNTFATPLLQRPLEDGVDLVVHSATKYLAGHSDVQMGAIVTRDDELHGVIKGRRDLVGAIPGPFEAWLTLRGLRTLHLRVERAQANAQELVRRLGEHPALSEVRYPGFGGIVSIVLAQGEMAADLLSRKTRLWVHATSLGGVESTLERRRRWKAEAATIPEGLVRLSVGVEDVEDLWEDLRDALDGCVG from the coding sequence ATGGCAGCAGACACGACCCCCGACCCGGCCGGCCCGTCCCTCAGGCCCGGCACGATCGCCGTCACCGCCGGACGTCCCGAGCGGACGCCGGACGCCCCGCTCAACACGCCGATCACCATGGCGGCGACGTACGTCGCCGGCGGCGAGGTGGAGTACGGCCGCTACGGCAACCCGACCTGGACCGCCCTCGAGGACGCCCTCGGGGCGCTGGAGGGTGGGCGCTGCCTGACGTTCGCCTCCGGGCTGGCGGCGGTGGCGACGGTGCTCGACCTGGTCGGCGCCGACGGCACGGTGGTCGTGCCCCGGCACGCCTACACCGGCACGATGATGCAGCTCGCCGACCTCGAGTCACGCGGCCGGCTCAAGGCCGAGCTGGTCGACATCACCGACACCGAGGCCGTCGTCGCGGCGTGCGCCGACGCCGCGCTCGCGTGGCTCGAGTCGCCGACCAACCCGGCGCTGGAGGTCGCGGACATCGCGACGATCACGGCCGCCGCCCACGAGGCGGGGGCGTACGTCGTCGTCGACAACACCTTCGCCACTCCCCTGCTGCAGCGTCCGCTGGAGGACGGCGTCGACCTCGTCGTGCACTCCGCCACGAAGTACCTCGCCGGGCACTCCGACGTGCAGATGGGCGCGATCGTCACCCGCGACGACGAGCTGCACGGCGTGATCAAGGGCCGCCGCGACCTGGTCGGCGCGATCCCCGGCCCGTTCGAGGCGTGGCTGACGCTGCGCGGGCTGCGCACCCTGCACCTGCGCGTCGAGCGGGCACAGGCCAACGCCCAGGAGCTCGTACGCCGCCTCGGCGAGCACCCCGCGCTGTCGGAGGTCCGCTACCCGGGGTTCGGCGGCATCGTGAGCATCGTGCTCGCCCAGGGCGAGATGGCGGCCGACCTGCTCAGCCGCAAGACGCGCCTGTGGGTCCACGCCACCTCGCTCGGCGGCGTCGAGTCGACCCTCGAGCGCCGTCGGCGTTGGAAGGCCGAGGCGGCGACCATCCCCGAGGGGCTCGTCCGCCTCTCCGTCGGCGTGGAGGACGTCGAGGACCTCTGGGAGGACCTGCGCGACGCGCTGGACGGGTGCGTGGGCTGA